Proteins from a single region of Pseudarthrobacter sp. NIBRBAC000502772:
- a CDS encoding GMC family oxidoreductase: MHFDNIDNLTQRGFDYIVVGGGSAGAAVAARLSEDPEVSVALVEAGPDDRNLPEILQLDRWMELLESGYDWDYPVEPQENGNSFMRHARAKVMGGCSSHNSCIAFWAPREDLDEWESKYGATGWNADAAWPLYRRLETNEDAGPDAPHHGDSGPVHLMNVPPVDPAGVALLDACEQAGIPRAKFNTGTTVVNGANFFQINRRADGTRSSSSVSYIHPIVERENFTLLTGLRARQLVFDADKRCTGVDVVDSAFGRTHRLSARREVILSTGAIDSPKLLMLSGIGPAAHLAAHGIEVLVDSPGVGEHLQDHPEGVVQFEARQPMVQTSTQWWEIGIFTPTEEGLDRPDLMMHYGSVPFDMNTLRHGYPTTENGFSLTPNVTHARSRGTVRLRSRDFRDKPMVDPRYFTDPDGHDMRVMVAGIRKAREIAAQPAMAEWTGRELSPGVEAQTDEELRDYIRKTHNTVYHPVGTVRMGPADDGMSPLDPELRVKGVTGLRVADASVMPEHVTVNPNITVMMIGERCAELIRAGRSGSITPDEVQLSASFA; this comes from the coding sequence ATGCACTTCGACAACATCGACAACCTCACTCAGCGCGGGTTCGACTACATCGTTGTCGGCGGCGGATCCGCGGGGGCCGCAGTCGCCGCTCGGCTGAGCGAGGATCCGGAGGTGTCCGTTGCCTTGGTGGAGGCCGGCCCGGATGACCGGAACCTTCCCGAGATCCTGCAGCTGGACCGCTGGATGGAACTGCTGGAATCCGGCTACGACTGGGACTACCCGGTGGAACCGCAGGAGAACGGCAACTCCTTCATGCGGCACGCCCGGGCGAAGGTCATGGGCGGCTGCTCCAGCCACAACTCCTGCATCGCATTCTGGGCCCCGCGCGAAGACCTGGACGAGTGGGAGTCCAAGTACGGCGCCACCGGCTGGAACGCTGACGCCGCCTGGCCGCTCTACCGGAGGCTGGAAACCAACGAGGACGCCGGCCCGGACGCGCCGCACCATGGTGACTCAGGTCCTGTGCACCTGATGAACGTGCCTCCGGTGGATCCGGCCGGCGTCGCGCTCCTGGACGCGTGCGAACAGGCCGGGATCCCCCGCGCAAAGTTCAACACCGGAACCACTGTGGTCAACGGCGCCAACTTTTTCCAGATCAACCGCCGCGCGGACGGCACCCGTTCCTCCAGCTCGGTGTCCTACATCCACCCCATCGTGGAGCGCGAAAACTTCACACTGCTGACCGGCCTCCGCGCCCGCCAGTTGGTGTTCGACGCGGACAAGCGCTGCACAGGCGTGGACGTGGTGGACTCGGCGTTCGGCCGGACCCACCGGCTCTCCGCGCGCCGCGAGGTCATCCTGTCCACCGGCGCCATCGACTCGCCCAAGCTGCTGATGCTCTCCGGCATCGGCCCGGCAGCGCACCTGGCCGCGCACGGCATCGAGGTCCTGGTGGACTCCCCCGGCGTGGGCGAGCACCTGCAGGACCACCCCGAGGGCGTGGTGCAGTTCGAGGCCAGGCAGCCGATGGTCCAAACTTCGACGCAATGGTGGGAAATCGGCATCTTCACCCCCACCGAGGAGGGCCTGGACCGCCCGGACCTGATGATGCACTACGGTTCCGTCCCGTTCGACATGAACACGCTGCGGCACGGCTACCCCACCACGGAGAACGGCTTCAGCCTCACCCCGAACGTCACGCACGCCCGGTCCCGCGGCACCGTCCGGCTGCGCAGCCGCGACTTCCGCGACAAGCCCATGGTGGACCCGCGCTACTTCACGGACCCGGACGGCCACGACATGCGGGTCATGGTGGCCGGCATCCGCAAAGCCCGTGAAATCGCCGCCCAGCCGGCCATGGCCGAATGGACCGGCCGGGAACTTTCGCCCGGCGTCGAGGCCCAGACTGACGAGGAACTGCGGGACTACATCCGCAAGACGCACAACACCGTGTACCACCCCGTAGGCACCGTCCGCATGGGCCCGGCCGACGACGGGATGTCGCCGCTCGATCCCGAGCTGCGGGTCAAGGGCGTCACCGGCCTCCGCGTCGCGGACGCCTCAGTCATGCCCGAGCATGTCACCGTCAACCCCAACATCACCGTCATGATGATCGGCGAGCGCTGCGCCGAGCTCATCCGCGCCGGACGGTCCGGCAGCATAACGCCGGATGAGGTGCAGCTCAGCGCATCCTTCGCCTAA
- a CDS encoding APC family permease translates to MMEPSKSIDSSGMDEFGYTQTLDRSIGKFASFAAGVSYISILTGVFQLFYFGFSMAGPAYAWSWPIVFVGQLMVALCFAELAGRYPVAGSVYNWAKRLASGTSAWLAGWLLLLSSIMALGSVALALQLTLPQLWSGFQFVGDGTGPYDFAMNGVVLATIMITISTLINAFGVKLMTRINSVGVFVELVAAVLLILALGWHVVRGPEVFFDTAGYGEGHDLGFFGVFLIGAMASGYVMYGFDTASSLGEETKDPKRTAPKAILRAVTASFLLGGLILLFGILAAPDLTDPKVGSVDGGLQYIVLSVLGGPFGKAFLVCIVVAVVVCTLSVHAAAIRMMFAMARDNNLPFSRQLSKVDPVRRTPTVAAIVIGVLAIMPLLINVMQPAIFTILSSISIVLIYLSYLLVTAPMLRNRLLGTWPGDDSDAGFSMGKWGLPVNILAVLWGGAMTVNLVWPRPEIYNSVPPFEWYLQWGGVLFVAAVTAGGALLYRLKIRHQTGVLPEHAASVAAHPSSGSAQQAGFAQQASSAETGVEDAKVP, encoded by the coding sequence ATGATGGAACCCAGCAAGAGTATTGATTCAAGCGGCATGGACGAATTCGGCTATACCCAGACCCTGGACCGGAGCATCGGCAAGTTTGCCAGTTTCGCCGCAGGCGTCAGCTACATCTCCATCCTCACCGGCGTTTTTCAACTGTTCTATTTTGGTTTTTCCATGGCCGGCCCGGCATATGCCTGGTCCTGGCCCATTGTCTTCGTCGGCCAGCTGATGGTGGCGCTGTGTTTTGCCGAGCTGGCCGGCCGCTACCCCGTTGCGGGGTCGGTCTACAACTGGGCCAAACGGCTGGCGTCCGGAACCTCGGCATGGCTGGCCGGCTGGCTGCTGCTGCTGTCCTCCATCATGGCGCTGGGGTCTGTGGCACTGGCGCTGCAGCTCACCCTGCCGCAGCTCTGGTCCGGCTTCCAGTTCGTCGGTGACGGCACCGGCCCGTACGACTTCGCCATGAACGGCGTTGTGCTGGCCACGATCATGATCACCATCTCCACCCTCATCAACGCGTTCGGTGTGAAGCTCATGACCAGGATCAACAGCGTCGGCGTTTTCGTGGAGCTGGTCGCGGCCGTCCTGCTGATCCTCGCCCTGGGCTGGCATGTGGTGCGCGGGCCTGAGGTCTTCTTCGACACCGCCGGTTACGGGGAAGGCCATGACCTGGGCTTCTTCGGTGTCTTCCTGATCGGCGCCATGGCCTCCGGCTATGTCATGTACGGCTTTGACACCGCCAGCTCCCTCGGGGAGGAAACCAAGGACCCCAAACGTACGGCGCCCAAGGCCATCCTGCGGGCCGTCACGGCTTCCTTCCTGCTCGGTGGCCTGATCCTGCTCTTTGGCATCCTGGCCGCGCCGGACCTCACCGATCCCAAAGTGGGCTCTGTCGATGGCGGCCTGCAGTACATCGTGCTTTCCGTCCTCGGCGGACCCTTCGGCAAAGCCTTCCTCGTGTGCATCGTGGTGGCCGTGGTGGTCTGCACCCTGTCCGTCCACGCGGCCGCCATCAGGATGATGTTCGCCATGGCCCGGGACAACAACCTGCCGTTCAGCCGGCAGCTCAGCAAAGTGGATCCGGTCCGCAGAACCCCGACTGTCGCGGCCATCGTCATCGGCGTCCTGGCCATAATGCCACTGCTCATCAACGTCATGCAGCCGGCGATTTTCACGATTTTGTCCAGCATCAGCATCGTGCTGATTTACCTGTCCTACCTCTTGGTCACCGCACCCATGCTGCGCAACCGGCTCCTGGGAACGTGGCCGGGTGATGATTCCGACGCCGGATTCAGCATGGGCAAATGGGGGCTTCCGGTGAACATCCTCGCGGTCCTGTGGGGCGGCGCCATGACGGTGAACCTGGTCTGGCCGCGCCCGGAGATCTACAACTCGGTGCCGCCGTTCGAATGGTACCTGCAGTGGGGCGGGGTGCTGTTCGTTGCCGCCGTCACCGCAGGCGGGGCCCTACTGTACCGCCTGAAGATCCGCCACCAAACGGGCGTGCTGCCCGAGCACGCCGCGTCCGTCGCAGCCCATCCGTCGTCGGGCTCCGCCCAACAAGCAGGCTTCGCCCAACAGGCATCATCGGCCGAAACCGGCGTGGAGGACGCCAAAGTCCCTTAG
- a CDS encoding GNAT family N-acetyltransferase, producing MHDPRVRPLLDELAVEYDSRYGHLFGRGAAADELNRYPASEFKGPGGALLVVQEYGESIAGGAFRRYNNDTAEFKRIWTHSAHRRRGLARFVLAELEALAARRGYRRVFPTTGPRQPEAKHLYLTSGYEPQFDLDLDPEIIRSLAFTKNLPVPVSPGR from the coding sequence ATGCACGATCCGCGGGTCCGCCCGCTCCTCGATGAGCTGGCCGTGGAATACGACTCCCGCTACGGCCACCTCTTTGGCCGCGGAGCTGCGGCCGACGAACTCAACCGCTACCCGGCGTCGGAATTCAAGGGACCGGGCGGTGCGCTCCTGGTGGTCCAGGAATACGGCGAGTCCATAGCCGGCGGCGCGTTCCGCCGGTACAACAACGACACCGCCGAGTTCAAGCGGATCTGGACCCACTCGGCGCACCGCCGCCGGGGCCTGGCCCGTTTCGTCCTGGCGGAGCTGGAGGCCCTGGCGGCCCGGCGGGGCTACCGTCGGGTCTTCCCGACCACCGGTCCGCGCCAGCCTGAAGCCAAGCACCTGTACCTCACATCGGGGTATGAACCGCAGTTCGACCTGGACCTGGATCCGGAGATCATCAGGTCGCTCGCGTTCACCAAGAATTTGCCAGTGCCGGTTTCACCAGGTCGGTAG
- a CDS encoding maleylpyruvate isomerase family mycothiol-dependent enzyme: MINPARLYSDLSRLGRETDMFLATVESLADDEMTVASLCEGWSRADVIAHVASSGRALVKLIDWATSGEERPLYASREARAEEIATLAALPREELIAEVRESARNFAEQAQRLSGELAATEVQVSGKAVPATSIVALRIAEVVVHHHDLDTAWTIEEADPDSLLNALEAVVRSLRAKGAPGMTLVTEERDEWVIGDGGLRVVSDREGLLQWLARADAEHVDIDGPVPVLPTW; this comes from the coding sequence ATGATCAACCCTGCACGCCTTTACTCGGACCTGTCCCGCCTCGGCAGGGAAACGGACATGTTCCTGGCCACCGTTGAGTCCCTTGCCGACGACGAGATGACCGTGGCCTCGCTGTGCGAAGGGTGGAGCCGGGCCGATGTCATTGCCCACGTCGCATCCAGCGGCCGTGCTCTGGTGAAGCTCATCGACTGGGCAACCTCCGGCGAGGAACGCCCCCTGTACGCCTCACGGGAGGCCCGCGCCGAAGAGATCGCTACCTTGGCCGCACTGCCGCGCGAGGAGCTCATTGCGGAAGTGCGGGAGTCTGCCCGGAACTTTGCCGAGCAGGCACAGCGGCTCAGCGGGGAACTCGCGGCCACGGAAGTGCAGGTCAGTGGCAAGGCGGTCCCCGCCACGTCCATCGTGGCGCTCCGGATTGCCGAGGTGGTGGTGCATCACCATGACCTCGACACTGCCTGGACCATCGAGGAGGCCGATCCGGATTCCCTGCTGAATGCCCTCGAAGCCGTGGTGCGGTCGCTGCGCGCCAAGGGCGCTCCCGGCATGACGCTGGTGACCGAAGAGCGTGACGAGTGGGTCATCGGCGACGGCGGATTGCGGGTTGTGTCTGACCGTGAGGGCCTGCTCCAGTGGCTGGCACGCGCGGACGCCGAACATGTTGATATTGACGGTCCGGTGCCGGTGCTACCGACCTGGTGA